The Staphylothermus marinus F1 genome has a segment encoding these proteins:
- a CDS encoding ferredoxin, translating to MAKFKVTIDPRDNCISDMVCVSICPDVFEMNPEDNKSQIVEKWRVEGNIAVGIVTEDLKSCVEDAANACPVQIIHVEPVAE from the coding sequence ATGGCTAAATTCAAAGTTACAATTGATCCCAGAGATAACTGTATATCAGATATGGTATGTGTATCGATATGTCCAGACGTCTTCGAGATGAATCCTGAGGATAACAAGAGCCAAATAGTTGAGAAATGGAGAGTTGAGGGCAACATTGCTGTAGGAATTGTGACAGAAGATCTTAAGAGCTGCGTCGAAGACGCTGCAAACGCGTGTCCAGTACAGATAATTCATGTAGAACCTGTAGCTGAGTAA